A stretch of Gossypium hirsutum isolate 1008001.06 chromosome A06, Gossypium_hirsutum_v2.1, whole genome shotgun sequence DNA encodes these proteins:
- the LOC107893937 gene encoding putative E3 ubiquitin-protein ligase LIN-1 isoform X1 yields the protein MASSLEELLAEEGFRGRKSVTKSRSSNRLESSSKTDSPFSYQVKTERTRSDASWYSLKGELSTSDSTTYRRPRDYLVRREKLNAELKKENKGRLEGRDFEIVEEETERVKDVFAKVGQHSLGRRDKRNDNASTKQLLGRRSYSDKQQNSLKQQGAAYDISNRGSQNSKSYKDGQPEKCDDLVPTVPQPALDEVAVQAIVSILSVYIECFLQDEEFQTALHLKCFSSFNFIRLQDYDIEEKVIVNLEQAIQIVEKAVRESVSARELKKASLQLSVITGLNSNDLKDGFMHGAPYAMLSSCAHLYLSVIYKLQKKDRISARHLLQVFCDSPSQARMYLLPKLWEDVFFPHLSHLKGWYNQEASSLSDAPNRERKLKLLEKVYNEIMDSSTYQLAAYYKDWLSEGVEAPPFPSIHVPSISVGNIQHNDSLARSPDLASPTSPCSAQPMVSKKLYDAVFGRSSKPGLEETEDNESHYYDTCGRSSDGSTIYVKQTLTCSSETVKYPYQTNGEASSKSPQDDASFLEDGSSSTAEEEWRLPGPSILQVKEAYNTLQSTAQDYDKLHAPVLLTANELMLKRLAQPAFELQQTRITYDLTLSGPPNLSEDPHHNSIAYPTTVRPTFEELHETYRRFHEQSSFSSMRSDFICPLTGKFFEDPVTLETGQTFERVAIKEWFDQGNRTCPVTGKLLEYLSVPLTNIILKHVIDSWKLEICRKNLALAFLIVGNSREHGLPGREEAAIFILDQFLTTLSKEERTRNTKHLISLGGLPFLLQRFKAGNVEEKIRIAAILSCCIEADSVCKYHIARDINKRCLFELVCSKQVNLRTNAVLLLTELICLSRRKYVPLLLSEFQSEEIMNIMHALHDHLLNSPPIQRPLGATLLLNIDLLVDPRKYGLYRQEAVDAITEALDSSLIDGEVGEKCCKVLLMLGGRFSLSGKLLIEDWILKVAGFNDGPEVNSIEKEEDLDIGDSIILEDEECAIAEWLRNLSASLIGSGKVSFLEAISKCLGSGNRDLVTACLTSVAWLTSALPLQTEAELQRTLCSLISHLKQSLENGAQLQHKILASMSLLNLSKISECRVLLMTIAEEMVVPLRSLADITWTAKELHGIISGADL from the exons ATGGCATCATCTTTGGAGGAGCTTCTTGCAGAGGAAGGGTTTAGAGGAAGAAAATCAGTCACGAAATCCAGATCATCCAACAGGTTAGAATCTTCGAGCAAGACAGATTCTCCATTTAGCTACCAAGTTAAGACTGAGAGAACAAGGTCTGATGCATCTTGGTACAGCTTGAAAGGTGAATTGTCAACAAGTGATAGTACtacatataggaggccaagagaTTATCTTGTTAGAAGAGAGAAACTGAATgctgaattgaagaaagaaaataaaggcaGACTTGAAGGAAGAGATTTTGAGATTGTTGAGGAAGAAACTGAGAGAGTAAAGGATGTATTTGCCAAGGTAGGGCAGCATAGTTTAGGAAGAAGAGATAAGAGGAATGATAATGCTTCTACTAAACAACTACTTGGCCGAAGAAGCTATAGTGATAAGCAACAAAACAGCCTGAAGCAGCAGGGTGCTGCTTATGACATATCTAATAGAGGTTCACAAAATAGCAAAAGCTATAAAGATGGCCAGCCTGAAAAGTGTGATGATTTGGTACCAACAGTTCCTCAACCTGCACTCGATGAAGTTGCTGTTCAAGCTATTGTATCCATCTTAAGTGTCTATATTGAATGCTTTCTCCAAGATGAGGAATTTCAGACTGCCCTTCATCTCAAATGTTTTTCTTCCTTCAACTTTATCAGATTACAAGACTATGACATTGAAGAAAAAGTCATTGTCAACCTTGAACAAGCAATTCAGATTGTAGAAAAAGCCGTTAGAGAGTCTGTAAGTGCAAGGGAATTGAAAAAAGCTTCATTGCAGCTTAGTGTGATAACTGGTTTGAACTCAAATGATCTGAAGGATGGCTTCATGCACGGGGCTCCATATGCTATGCTGTCCTCATGTGCTCATCTTTACCTCAGTGTGATATATAAGCTACAAAAGAAAGACAGGATTTCTGCAAGGCATCTTTTGCAAGTGTTTTGTGATTCACCTTCTCAGGCACGGATGTATCTATTGCCCAAACTGTGGGAAGATGTATTTTTTCCACATCTTTCCCATCTCAAGGGTTGGTACAATCAGGAAGCTAGTTCTCTATCAGATGCACCAAACAGGGAGAGGAAACTGAAGCTTCTTGAGAAAGTGTACAATGAAATTATGGATTCTAGCACTTACCAATTAGCTGCTTATTACAAGGATTGGCTCTCAGAGGGGGTTGAAGCTCCTCCTTTTCCTTCCATCCATGTTCCATCCATATCAGTTGGAAACATTCAGCATAATGATTCACTTGCTCGTTCTCCAGATCTAGCTAGTCCAACTAGTCCTTGCTCAGCGCAGCCAATGGTGAGTAAAAAGTTATATGATGCTGTATTTGGACGATCCAGTAAACCTGGACTGGAGGAAACCGAAGATAATGAGTCACATTACTATGATACATGTGGGAGAAGCTCAGATGGCTCTACTATTTATGTTAAACAAACATTAACATGCTCTTCAGAGACAGTTAAATATCCATACCAAACTAATGGTGAAGCTTCCTCCAAAAGTCCGCAGGATGATGCATCCTTTCTT GAAGATGGCAGCTCCTCAACAGCTGAGGAAGAATGGAGACTGCCAGGACCAAGTATACTGCAAGTAAAAGAAGCTTATAATACATTGCAGTCAACTGCACAAGATTACGATAAGCTGCATGCACCTGTTCTTTTAACTGCCAATGAACTCATGCTCAAGAGGCTAGCACAACCTGCATTTGAGTTGCAACAAACTAGGATCACATATGATCTTACTCTCTCTGGTCCTCCAAATCTTAGTGAGGATCCGCACCACAATTCTATTGCATAT CCAACAACAGTCAGGCCTACTTTTGAAG AGTTGCATGAAACTTACAGACGTTTTCATGAACAATCCTCATTCTCAAGCATGCGCAGTGACTTTATTTGCCCTCTGACAGGAAAGTTTTTCGAAGACCCAGTAACCCTGGAGACGGGTCAAACCTTTGAGAGAGTAGCCATCAAGGAGTGGTTTGATCAGGGAAACAGAACTTGTCCAGTAACAGGAAAATTGTTGGAATATCTGTCTGTTCCACTAACCAACATTATTTTGAAACATGTAATCGATAGTTGGAAATTGGAAATTTGTAGGAAAAACTTGGCATTGGCCTTTCTGATAGTTGGTAACTCAAGGGAACATGGCTTACCAGGGAGAGAGGAAGCAGCTATATTCATATTAGACCAATTTCTTACTACTTTAAGCAAAGAAGAAAGAACAAGGAATACCAAACACCTAATTTCTCTTGGGGGTTTACCATTTCTTCTTCAAAGGTTTAAAGCTGGAAATGTGGAAGAGAAAATACGTATTGCAGCAATTCTTTCCTGCTGCATTGAAGCAGATTCAGTTTGCAAATATCACATAGCAAGAGACATTAACAAAAGATGTCTTTTTGAGCTGGTTTGCAGCAAGCAAGTTAACTTGAGAACAAATGCGGTATTGTTACTGACAGAACTGATATGCTTGAGCAG GAGGAAATATGTCCCACTACTTCTAAGTGAGTTTCAGAGTGAAGAGATAATGAATATTATGCATGCTCTTCATGATCATCTCCTAAATTCTCCTCCTATCCAAAGACCGTTGGGTGCCACACTTTTGTTGAACATAGATCTGCTG GTAGATCCTCGAAAATATGGCTTATACAGACAAGAGGCTGTTGATGCCATTACAGAAGCATTAGATAGCAGCTTGATTGATGGGGAGGTTGGAGAAAAATGTTGCAAAGTACTACTTATGTTGGGTGGACGTTTTTCTTTGTCAGGAAAGTTATTGATAGAGGATTGGATTCTGAAGGTAGCTGGGTTCAATGATGGTCCAGAAGTGAACTCTATTGAAAAGGAAGAGGATTTAGATATTGGTGACAGTATTATATTG GAAGATGAAGAATGTGCCATTGCAGAGTGGTTGAGGAATTTGTCAGCATCACTAATTGGAAGTGGCAAAGTATCATTTTTAGAGGCAATCTCAAAGTGTTTAGGGTCAGGAAACCGGGATCTGGTGACTGCCTGCCTAACTAGTGTTGCGTGGTTGACCAGTGCACTTCCCTTACAAACTGAGGCTGAGTTGCAGCGGACCTTATGCTCACTTATCTCCCACCTGAAACAAAGCCTGGAAAATGGTGCACAACTTCAACATAAGATTCTTGCTTCAATGTCTTTGCTAAACTTGAGTAAAATTTCAG AATGCAGGGTCTTGCTAATGACAATTGCAGAAGAGATGGTGGTTCCTTTAAGAAGCCTTGCTGATATAACATGGACAGCAAAGGAGCTACATGGCATAATTTCTGGAGCAGACCTCTAA
- the LOC107893937 gene encoding putative E3 ubiquitin-protein ligase LIN isoform X2, with translation MASSLEELLAEEGFRGRKSVTKSRSSNRLESSSKTDSPFSYQVKTERTRSDASWYSLKGELSTSDSTTYRRPRDYLVRREKLNAELKKENKGRLEGRDFEIVEEETERVKDVFAKVGQHSLGRRDKRNDNASTKQLLGRRSYSDKQQNSLKQQGAAYDISNRGSQNSKSYKDGQPEKCDDLVPTVPQPALDEVAVQAIVSILSVYIECFLQDEEFQTALHLKCFSSFNFIRLQDYDIEEKVIVNLEQAIQIVEKAVRESVSARELKKASLQLSVITGLNSNDLKDGFMHGAPYAMLSSCAHLYLSVIYKLQKKDRISARHLLQVFCDSPSQARMYLLPKLWEDVFFPHLSHLKGWYNQEASSLSDAPNRERKLKLLEKVYNEIMDSSTYQLAAYYKDWLSEGVEAPPFPSIHVPSISVGNIQHNDSLARSPDLASPTSPCSAQPMVSKKLYDAVFGRSSKPGLEETEDNESHYYDTCGRSSDGSTIYVKQTLTCSSETVKYPYQTNGEASSKSPQDDASFLEDGSSSTAEEEWRLPGPSILQVKEAYNTLQSTAQDYDKLHAPVLLTANELMLKRLAQPAFELQQTRITYDLTLSGPPNLSEDPHHNSIAYPTTVRPTFEGKFFEDPVTLETGQTFERVAIKEWFDQGNRTCPVTGKLLEYLSVPLTNIILKHVIDSWKLEICRKNLALAFLIVGNSREHGLPGREEAAIFILDQFLTTLSKEERTRNTKHLISLGGLPFLLQRFKAGNVEEKIRIAAILSCCIEADSVCKYHIARDINKRCLFELVCSKQVNLRTNAVLLLTELICLSRRKYVPLLLSEFQSEEIMNIMHALHDHLLNSPPIQRPLGATLLLNIDLLVDPRKYGLYRQEAVDAITEALDSSLIDGEVGEKCCKVLLMLGGRFSLSGKLLIEDWILKVAGFNDGPEVNSIEKEEDLDIGDSIILEDEECAIAEWLRNLSASLIGSGKVSFLEAISKCLGSGNRDLVTACLTSVAWLTSALPLQTEAELQRTLCSLISHLKQSLENGAQLQHKILASMSLLNLSKISECRVLLMTIAEEMVVPLRSLADITWTAKELHGIISGADL, from the exons ATGGCATCATCTTTGGAGGAGCTTCTTGCAGAGGAAGGGTTTAGAGGAAGAAAATCAGTCACGAAATCCAGATCATCCAACAGGTTAGAATCTTCGAGCAAGACAGATTCTCCATTTAGCTACCAAGTTAAGACTGAGAGAACAAGGTCTGATGCATCTTGGTACAGCTTGAAAGGTGAATTGTCAACAAGTGATAGTACtacatataggaggccaagagaTTATCTTGTTAGAAGAGAGAAACTGAATgctgaattgaagaaagaaaataaaggcaGACTTGAAGGAAGAGATTTTGAGATTGTTGAGGAAGAAACTGAGAGAGTAAAGGATGTATTTGCCAAGGTAGGGCAGCATAGTTTAGGAAGAAGAGATAAGAGGAATGATAATGCTTCTACTAAACAACTACTTGGCCGAAGAAGCTATAGTGATAAGCAACAAAACAGCCTGAAGCAGCAGGGTGCTGCTTATGACATATCTAATAGAGGTTCACAAAATAGCAAAAGCTATAAAGATGGCCAGCCTGAAAAGTGTGATGATTTGGTACCAACAGTTCCTCAACCTGCACTCGATGAAGTTGCTGTTCAAGCTATTGTATCCATCTTAAGTGTCTATATTGAATGCTTTCTCCAAGATGAGGAATTTCAGACTGCCCTTCATCTCAAATGTTTTTCTTCCTTCAACTTTATCAGATTACAAGACTATGACATTGAAGAAAAAGTCATTGTCAACCTTGAACAAGCAATTCAGATTGTAGAAAAAGCCGTTAGAGAGTCTGTAAGTGCAAGGGAATTGAAAAAAGCTTCATTGCAGCTTAGTGTGATAACTGGTTTGAACTCAAATGATCTGAAGGATGGCTTCATGCACGGGGCTCCATATGCTATGCTGTCCTCATGTGCTCATCTTTACCTCAGTGTGATATATAAGCTACAAAAGAAAGACAGGATTTCTGCAAGGCATCTTTTGCAAGTGTTTTGTGATTCACCTTCTCAGGCACGGATGTATCTATTGCCCAAACTGTGGGAAGATGTATTTTTTCCACATCTTTCCCATCTCAAGGGTTGGTACAATCAGGAAGCTAGTTCTCTATCAGATGCACCAAACAGGGAGAGGAAACTGAAGCTTCTTGAGAAAGTGTACAATGAAATTATGGATTCTAGCACTTACCAATTAGCTGCTTATTACAAGGATTGGCTCTCAGAGGGGGTTGAAGCTCCTCCTTTTCCTTCCATCCATGTTCCATCCATATCAGTTGGAAACATTCAGCATAATGATTCACTTGCTCGTTCTCCAGATCTAGCTAGTCCAACTAGTCCTTGCTCAGCGCAGCCAATGGTGAGTAAAAAGTTATATGATGCTGTATTTGGACGATCCAGTAAACCTGGACTGGAGGAAACCGAAGATAATGAGTCACATTACTATGATACATGTGGGAGAAGCTCAGATGGCTCTACTATTTATGTTAAACAAACATTAACATGCTCTTCAGAGACAGTTAAATATCCATACCAAACTAATGGTGAAGCTTCCTCCAAAAGTCCGCAGGATGATGCATCCTTTCTT GAAGATGGCAGCTCCTCAACAGCTGAGGAAGAATGGAGACTGCCAGGACCAAGTATACTGCAAGTAAAAGAAGCTTATAATACATTGCAGTCAACTGCACAAGATTACGATAAGCTGCATGCACCTGTTCTTTTAACTGCCAATGAACTCATGCTCAAGAGGCTAGCACAACCTGCATTTGAGTTGCAACAAACTAGGATCACATATGATCTTACTCTCTCTGGTCCTCCAAATCTTAGTGAGGATCCGCACCACAATTCTATTGCATAT CCAACAACAGTCAGGCCTACTTTTGAAG GAAAGTTTTTCGAAGACCCAGTAACCCTGGAGACGGGTCAAACCTTTGAGAGAGTAGCCATCAAGGAGTGGTTTGATCAGGGAAACAGAACTTGTCCAGTAACAGGAAAATTGTTGGAATATCTGTCTGTTCCACTAACCAACATTATTTTGAAACATGTAATCGATAGTTGGAAATTGGAAATTTGTAGGAAAAACTTGGCATTGGCCTTTCTGATAGTTGGTAACTCAAGGGAACATGGCTTACCAGGGAGAGAGGAAGCAGCTATATTCATATTAGACCAATTTCTTACTACTTTAAGCAAAGAAGAAAGAACAAGGAATACCAAACACCTAATTTCTCTTGGGGGTTTACCATTTCTTCTTCAAAGGTTTAAAGCTGGAAATGTGGAAGAGAAAATACGTATTGCAGCAATTCTTTCCTGCTGCATTGAAGCAGATTCAGTTTGCAAATATCACATAGCAAGAGACATTAACAAAAGATGTCTTTTTGAGCTGGTTTGCAGCAAGCAAGTTAACTTGAGAACAAATGCGGTATTGTTACTGACAGAACTGATATGCTTGAGCAG GAGGAAATATGTCCCACTACTTCTAAGTGAGTTTCAGAGTGAAGAGATAATGAATATTATGCATGCTCTTCATGATCATCTCCTAAATTCTCCTCCTATCCAAAGACCGTTGGGTGCCACACTTTTGTTGAACATAGATCTGCTG GTAGATCCTCGAAAATATGGCTTATACAGACAAGAGGCTGTTGATGCCATTACAGAAGCATTAGATAGCAGCTTGATTGATGGGGAGGTTGGAGAAAAATGTTGCAAAGTACTACTTATGTTGGGTGGACGTTTTTCTTTGTCAGGAAAGTTATTGATAGAGGATTGGATTCTGAAGGTAGCTGGGTTCAATGATGGTCCAGAAGTGAACTCTATTGAAAAGGAAGAGGATTTAGATATTGGTGACAGTATTATATTG GAAGATGAAGAATGTGCCATTGCAGAGTGGTTGAGGAATTTGTCAGCATCACTAATTGGAAGTGGCAAAGTATCATTTTTAGAGGCAATCTCAAAGTGTTTAGGGTCAGGAAACCGGGATCTGGTGACTGCCTGCCTAACTAGTGTTGCGTGGTTGACCAGTGCACTTCCCTTACAAACTGAGGCTGAGTTGCAGCGGACCTTATGCTCACTTATCTCCCACCTGAAACAAAGCCTGGAAAATGGTGCACAACTTCAACATAAGATTCTTGCTTCAATGTCTTTGCTAAACTTGAGTAAAATTTCAG AATGCAGGGTCTTGCTAATGACAATTGCAGAAGAGATGGTGGTTCCTTTAAGAAGCCTTGCTGATATAACATGGACAGCAAAGGAGCTACATGGCATAATTTCTGGAGCAGACCTCTAA